A single Methanolobus sp. ZRKC5 DNA region contains:
- a CDS encoding mechanosensitive ion channel family protein, with translation MFLNETIPLYINKFVSSQSGVLGSDITAATIVIVASVILAFIANLVFEKIFLHYAVKTKYDCDDLIVKVLIKPIFYTVVFFGAFIAAEILFPGNLAIEVMMGLLLTFLGIVWILALLRIDKILFKHVFSSLVRKTDSKMDDELLPLFKNIIDVLIVFFGLLAILKGVWDADILPLFASAGIIGFAVAFAAQDSISQFFGGISIYFDQPFKPGDRIEIDDGEIGIVQEVGLRSTRIKNLENNMIVIPNSLIANSKVTNYTSPEEFMLVKVTIGVAYGSDVQKVKDILTGIAESVDSVLDDPSPYVRFDNHGDFSLDFAIVMWVTHPGEKFPVVNEVNTKINAEFEKEGIDIPFPVRTIIHQH, from the coding sequence ATGTTTTTGAATGAAACTATTCCGCTCTACATCAATAAGTTCGTAAGTTCTCAATCGGGGGTATTGGGGTCGGACATTACGGCGGCTACAATAGTGATAGTGGCTTCTGTTATTCTTGCTTTTATTGCAAATCTTGTGTTTGAGAAGATCTTCCTGCATTATGCTGTAAAAACAAAGTATGATTGCGATGATCTTATTGTGAAAGTACTCATAAAGCCAATCTTTTATACAGTAGTATTTTTCGGTGCATTCATTGCTGCAGAAATTCTATTTCCTGGAAATCTTGCGATAGAAGTAATGATGGGCTTACTTCTTACGTTTCTTGGCATTGTGTGGATATTGGCACTTCTGCGCATCGATAAAATTCTTTTCAAACATGTATTTTCAAGTCTTGTCAGAAAGACTGATTCTAAGATGGATGATGAGTTGCTCCCGCTTTTTAAGAACATTATTGATGTTCTTATTGTCTTCTTTGGTCTCCTTGCAATACTCAAAGGTGTGTGGGATGCAGATATATTGCCTCTCTTTGCTTCAGCAGGAATTATAGGGTTTGCTGTTGCTTTTGCGGCACAGGATAGTATCTCCCAGTTCTTCGGTGGTATTTCTATTTACTTCGATCAACCATTCAAGCCCGGGGATAGGATAGAGATCGATGATGGTGAGATTGGTATTGTTCAGGAAGTCGGGCTTCGTAGCACGAGGATAAAAAACCTTGAGAACAACATGATAGTGATACCCAACAGTCTGATAGCGAACAGTAAAGTTACTAATTATACTTCACCTGAGGAATTCATGCTGGTAAAAGTGACGATTGGAGTTGCATATGGTTCTGATGTACAGAAGGTCAAGGACATTCTTACGGGGATTGCAGAAAGTGTAGATTCTGTTCTTGATGACCCATCTCCTTATGTCCGATTTGACAACCACGGTGATTTCAGCCTTGATTTTGCCATAGTAATGTGGGTAACTCATCCAGGGGAAAAATTCCCGGTTGTCAATGAGGTAAATACAAAGATCAATGCCGAGTTTGAAAAAGAAGGAATCGACATTCCATTCCCTGTTCGAACTATTATCCATCAACATTAA
- the cutA gene encoding divalent-cation tolerance protein CutA — MFSTVYTTTKDKEEAKRIASKLVEQKLAACANMNPIDSVYIWKGKIESEREIALSVKTTSSKVDSVIECIKNMHSYELPAIISWKISGEKEYLKWIAETTE, encoded by the coding sequence ATGTTTTCCACAGTATACACAACAACAAAAGACAAAGAAGAAGCCAAAAGAATAGCTTCAAAACTTGTTGAGCAAAAGCTTGCTGCCTGCGCCAATATGAACCCTATTGATTCAGTCTATATCTGGAAAGGAAAGATAGAAAGCGAAAGAGAAATAGCACTTTCTGTAAAGACTACAAGCAGTAAAGTAGATTCCGTCATAGAATGTATAAAAAATATGCACAGCTACGAATTACCAGCAATAATATCCTGGAAGATCAGCGGTGAAAAGGAATATCTCAAATGGATAGCTGAAACTACGGAATAG
- a CDS encoding DUF6141 family protein: MTTSNSSIYREVQKFNQFWIWVLVLLPAAMAWYGAIEQLVYGRPYGASPVSDQEMLAIWFAFGLLLPLFIMSIRLIIDVRNDGIYIKFFPIHLSFKHYSFETIGSYGVITYRPILDYGGWGIRYSSKSKAYNIRGNRGLLIEFKNGKHLMLGSQEPEIFKMAIDQGRNRNMD, translated from the coding sequence ATGACAACTAGTAATTCTTCTATTTACCGGGAGGTTCAGAAATTCAATCAATTCTGGATATGGGTACTTGTTCTTTTACCAGCTGCAATGGCATGGTATGGTGCTATCGAGCAATTGGTTTATGGTCGTCCGTATGGGGCTAGTCCAGTGTCCGATCAGGAGATGCTCGCTATATGGTTTGCTTTTGGTCTTCTGTTACCTTTGTTCATAATGTCTATACGCCTGATAATTGATGTCCGAAATGATGGTATATACATAAAGTTTTTCCCGATTCATCTTTCATTCAAACACTACTCCTTTGAAACAATTGGTTCCTATGGTGTCATAACTTACAGGCCAATTCTTGATTATGGGGGGTGGGGTATTAGATATAGTTCTAAAAGCAAGGCTTACAACATACGTGGGAACAGGGGGCTACTAATCGAATTTAAGAATGGTAAACATCTAATGCTGGGTTCTCAGGAGCCGGAAATTTTTAAGATGGCCATTGACCAGGGTCGAAATAGAAATATGGACTGA